The sequence agtaagtatcaaaagtgtccactgcctttaaatcatatAAACTTCACTCGTAACAAGTAAACTTTCACTGTCTGTTTTCCATTATGTATAAAAGCTTTGTCTAAACGGACCAACCATGTGTAATGTTTTTcagcaaatattttttaatttttatcttGTGTACAAAACCTGATAAACTATGGTCTCACTATATGGTTGTACTGCATCCATCCAATGGTGTGGTGTTTATCAATGCGTTAAGTGTTAATTACCAACGGAATGGTTTAATGAGAATGGCACAATGTCAGATGGAAATACCTTTATTGTTGCCATTGCAAGCTTTATAACGACAATTGCTTCATGATGATTGGATGGTTGAACTAGTGTACAATATTGTTGAATAGCTTCCAACCTTGAAAATATCACTCAATTGTCTACAATACCATTATTGCTTCAGTTCTAGCAAGATGGATACATCAAAACTTAATAGTCTATTTCAATGTTTAGATGTTATTAGTCCCTGCCTATAGAATGACAGTTCTGAGAAGCGTGTTTCCTCTAAGGGACAGTTCCTCATTAACTATTAATTGGTGTGTTTAATGAGCCCAAGTCTCCCTGTCCGTAATAAcgtatttatttttaatcacTTTGGTCTGATGAAAGAGCCTTTGCAAGACAGAGTGTATACTGCTTCACATATTATGTCATTGTCTGTTATTTGTATGCCCCGTTGCTCAGCTATTGTAACTTATAatctgtattcataaatacctcagatagttttgctattcctattgatgGAGAGTGCATCACATTGGGGTTTAAACGGTTAaaaatgaccagctggagctgtccataaccggttgttttcggatagtttagatgcatactactagtagtgactcgttcttaaactgccgtttaaaaccttgcagggtcgtggcgaGGGCCATTATCGCACAACCAgaaccctgccggttttaaacggcagtctAATAACTTGtccctactcttttattcccttatttatgaaTCTTGCCAACTGGCAAATGGGTCCAATAGTATAATGCCGGTgagtgaacattttcatgtcAGTATCATCATAGTATAGAAATGAATTCATATCTACCATTTCTTAAAGGGAAAACCAAGTTATTGAATGCTGTTGTTTTAACAGCAGAACACTTGCACAATCTTAGAAAGGTCTAgtaagaccatggaggtagaaatagacttTTGCTGAAATCAAACTTCGCTGATAATATTTTTACTCCATATTTCAATGTGTGAGCtttgagtttaaaaaaagaGCAACTAACTTGACCGGAGAATAGACTCTATCTGAACTCAATAACTTGACTTTTATCAGATTATTACAATGTAACAAAATCTCACTAGCTGAGGTGTTGTATAAATCCCATGTGGTTTCTTGCATTACAAGTGACAAATTATGCCACTCATCAAGTTAAGTAGTTGAACATCCTTGTCTTGAGAAAATTCTCACCAAAATCCTGGAAAGGCCCCTACATTTTGTGCTCATAGACTCGATGCTTGGGGATTGCAGGCCCTAAAACAATGCATATCATAATTGAGATCAGAATGTGGATaaatgattttctttgtgcttaTTCTAACTTTCTATGGGTGCTATTTAGTATTCTGAGGAGATGGTGATGGTATGAAGTAAATTTTGGaagaaaatattgttgtttatttgttcgttttcaattcctttgaaaaaaaaagtgaaagttttaataataacacaatgACAACAAAGTTCCGTTATACTAAATATTTAATTAAGTACTCTAAAAACTACTTCATGATTAATTGAATTATTTACACTCTGGTTTTTTAAGTTCACAAGACTGGAATAATTGACACAACCTCCCCCTGCCCCCAACCTAAACCATAGATATTCAGGACTTGTGCTATGCAAAACTTTGGGACATGCCTAAAAAGCTTGTAAAGGAGAGAGACTCTCAGGGAATTATATGCACACAGTTGCATTTCTGGTGCAGGCATGTTTGTTTTCTCATAATTTTGTGGGTCATTGGTGACTAATGGTGAATGGCagacatcattttttttttccatcccAAAATATGAATACAGTCTTGAACTTGGAGATGTTATCAATCTTTTACAGTCTGGTGCAGTTCATGCAGATTGGGCCATGCCTGATAATGACAAAATGCGCGAACATGTTGTTGATTCACCATCAGAGCAACTAGTTACAGCCAAGGCATTCGTGGCAGTTGTGCACGGGACGGCTAGTGGTTGTGTGCTTACCACAGGCAAATCGACGACATGATTCGCACACCTTAGTGGTTCGGCCTTTCCCCCCTTCACATAAGAAGCAATATCCGTTCTTCAGTCTGCTGTGGCTGAGTTGGTCTGTTTCCGGCAGTGGCTGCCTGTGGTGTTGGATCTCGTACCCGACTATTTCCAGGGCCGTGCGGGTTCTACGTGCCAGCCTACTGGCATTGCAAGCCCGCAGCATGTATTGCGGATGAATGAGCTCCTTTGCCAGTTGGCTGAGGAACGCACTCCGAGCACTGCCTTTAGGATGCCAGCCAGGGTTTTTCAGTCCATAGAGGGTGTATGCATTGATGGCGGCCAGGTTCATGATGTGGTAGAAGACGACCATCGGCCAACGTCTAGTGATGCGGGCGACGTTGTAGACGCTACACATCTGGTCGATGGTGTCCACTCCTGCCTTGGTGTGCATGTAGTCATGGATCATCTCCGGTTTTGAAGTTGTGTCATTGATGGCAGAGTCGTGATGCATTGATGATAGGAGGAGGACACTCTTATTCTTTCTAGGTACATAAGAGACAAGGGTCAAGGGGCCGGCAAAAAGAAACTTTGAGGACCTGGCTTCTCTCTTCTTTGATGCTTCGAGCTTAAAAGCATCTGGAACTTCACGACGCAATCCCTTAATTGTGCCCAGCAAAGTGAGGTCCTCTTGTAGCAGTTCTTCAGCGAGCTCACAGCTAGTGAAGTGGTTGTCAGTGGTAATGTTGCGGCCGGTTTTGAATAGCGGACGGACCATATCCAAAACAACACGCTTACCTAGTTTAGTTTGGTTCTCCTTTCCCAAGTAGGGCTGAATGTTCGTGACGTAGTTGTGCGTACTGTCTGTACACACCCAAAACTTAATACCATAGCGAGCTGGCTTTTGGGGCATGTACTGCCTAAAACCACAAATGCCACGAAAAGCAACAAGTTCATCATCAACGGTCATATTCTCCCCTGGATTGAAATACTTCTgacagttatttacaaactcaTCAAAAACATCTCGTATTGGTGCGAACTTGTCAGTTGCCTTCCGTTGCTGCCGTGTAGCTTTGTCATCAAAGCGCATCATACGGAGAACCTCCTGAAACCGGTCCGCTTTCATGGCAGCTTGGCAGACCGGTCTCGCAAACATGCCCGGTTTCCAGAAGTCGCGAACCTGATCGTGTGCTGCCTTACACAGGCCGAGGAAATAAAGGAGACCGAGTACAGTCAGAAGCTCCATCATGACGAGTTTCACCCAGGAGCGACCTCGTTCTCGAACACCCTGCTCGTTTGTGTAGCAAAGGATGTTATCTAGGATGCGTTCAGGAAAGAACATTTTCCAAAACTCCAATATTGAAGTTGCCCCTCCAATGTTACGTGGGCCTGATGCCTCTCGCAAGATGTTTGATCGTGGTAGCCTTGCAGGGGACGGTTGGTCAACTGACCAAGTGTGCCCTGACTTTGCCTTGTAGGTGGTTGGGAGAGTAGGCTGCGCAGGTGTCAACCTCTGTCGCTTAGCAGGCTTTCCAACTTTGCCATCTTCACTATCAGCATCATTAGTAGTGTCATCTGAACTTTCATTGTCATCCCAGTTGTCATCACTATCATTATCGTTGATGGTGATAGTATCGTCATCACCTTCACCACCGTCATCATCATTTCCACTTTCTTCTTCATTGTTGTCACTATAGTCATCACCTGCAGGTATTTCATTATCGCCATCACCATCACTAAGAATCTCAGTAGTTTCGGAAATATTACTGTGGATGCTTCCATCACTATCACCGTTGTCATCGTCACTGCTTTCCTCGAGAATGTGATTTGGAACTTTAGTCAGCATCATTGGGATAGCCATGTTTGATCTCTGGTCTATTATCATCAAGGGAGTTCATGACTGCCGTCTGTTCTAAACTCACAACACTATGTATACTACACGGATAGTGTGTGCATATGTGGTATACAACAACAGTCCCAACCGTAACAACTGTACACTGTACAGGTACAGTGATCCCCAAGACAAGCAGTGATGGACTAACCAGCTGTTTTTCCCTGCATGACCCCAGGCTAAATTCGGCGCCAATGTTGGCAATTCAACATGTTGGCATTTCAACCTTGATGTGTTGACAGATGCCCCATTACAGGATAAACTGAAATTGCAGGTCCAGTTGTTTTTGATTCAAGGGAAGGtggattaaaaacaaattgtttggggACAGCTGTTCCCATTGTGGCGTGTTCAGTGTCTTTGCAGTTGCTGTGCCTATGGTGGTTTAGTAGTTAGTTGTTCTTTGTTAAGTTTGAGGGTGATTTAAGTTCTTCCGAAGACCTCTCTGATGTACTCTAACATGGTCCATGGGCCTTAAAACTTTAGTTTATTTGGGTTGTGGCTTTTCTCCATGGGACTGGCTTTATACAATTATACCATACACAGTACACTATCAATAGGTTATGAATAAGCCTTTTGCATGTTCATTAGCATAACGGCGCGGAACCACGTACTACTATACAGCAAATCAGTGTATAGTGCGCCCGCACTAGACTAATTGTGACCGGATGTCTCAGCGAGTCTACGTTGTTATCACGTGATTCGGGGCAAGCGTCTTCCTAGAAACCAACAAAAATGCAGTGGTGCATGGTCTGGTTCCTGGAACTACTAATGCAACAATCAACGTAAAATAGAACAGCAGTCATTCAATCACTTGATGATGATACTGTTTAATAAAGAAGAACTAATAACTCATTAGACTGGTACCACCACGTATATTGGTCTGAAGGCTAAATATAACAGCTGACAAGCAAATGTGAGGGACTGAGTGAGCCACTTAAATTTTGATAATGACAAGCGCTGATAAACGCAAAATCCACCCACTGTCCCCCGCCCCAACGTGATATCAATAAGTGTTGTCTAATTTTGGACACTCTGACAATTTGCAATTTTTATTGAGACTTATGTGTCAGAATCAGTATTAAGTTTGCTTGGGCTCAGTTTGTACAAAATTGTTATAATGAGTTCTGAATTGCAAGCTTGATATTTCTGCTGATTCTTTTCAAATAAATGAATACTATTTTTACAAAACTGAGAAAATGCCCTGGAAGTGTGAAAAGCTGAATTGCAAGCTTTATATTTCTGCTGattcttttcaaaaaaaatgaaCACTATTTTAACAAAACTGAGAAAATGCCCTGGAAGTGTTAAAAGCTGAGCTAGGGTAGTATCCAAAAAAGATACTATTTACTTAGGTGTTTGGCAATGTGCATTAGCTGGGTAAACACAAGTACTACTCTACTACACCCATAGGATGCGAGCTTCCTATCCCCCTGCAGCTGAGAAATACCAGGTGAATAAACCCCCTACGTTAATGACAGTGCATTACCTGGCGCCATGTCTTGCCATTTATGTGACCAGCAGGCAGGTGAACCGCCCGCTCTTCCTCATTGTTCATGGCGCTAGCTTTTTCCCGCGGCACGCTTGTTACTGTTGGTACAGGTCGACAAGCTTTAATGAATTTCCATAACTCAAGATGTCTATTGATTTTTTTCTCCTCATCCCCCTCATCAGAAATTGCTCCGTATCTGAtcttgccaagtaagtttttttgtgctGTGAATGTTTAGTCATAGGGAGGTACAGTGTAGCAGCTGGATTCAGGATTagaattgttaaaggcagtggagctattggtaattactcaaaataattattagcataaaaccttatgcggtaacgagtaatgggccggggagaggttgatggtataaaacattgtgagaaacggttccctctgaagtgacttagttttcgagaaagaagtaattttctatgaatttgatttcgagacctcagatttagaatttgaggtctcgaaatcaagcatctgaaagcacaccaacttcgtgtaacaagggtgtttcttctttcattattatctcgcaatttcgacgaccaattgagctcaaattttgatggagttgttatttaatgtaaatgttgagatacaacaagtgagaagattggtctttgacaactaccaatagtgtccagtgtctttaagaaacacAAGTGCACTGGAGTTTGCTAcacaagtgtttttttgtgtgtaagatGTATCAATGGAACAAGACAAATGTTCAAGAAGTAAATCATTTATTTCAAGCAATTTGAAGTGGAAACCCCTTTATTTTCTCAGGCCAATAAATTTCATAAACTGACAATTCTTCCAGAAAAACCCAAACCGTCATTTATGATTCCTTTTTGTGGCGTCAACTTTTGAAAACCTTTGCTTGAAACATTATATAGCTTTGTTCGCTGTATTAATTTAATTGGACATTAAGTTTGTAGGAACACATGATAAAGTTGACTGACTTTTCAGTGATGTTCATATCTTAGGCCAAGTTAACACAAACCATTTGTCAACTAGAGGATTGTCTTGTTTCGTTACCCAACACACGTTTTGGAGCATCAGTACCAGTTATTTTCGGCCATCAGTTGACAAATGGTCGTTGTGCCAACTTGGCTGTAGTTAATAGTTTCTTCAGCTTTATTGGTATTGGCAAAAATGATGAAAGACAGTTCAATAAAAAAGGGCTTGATGAATTTCAGGGTTGAAGATTCAGTTTTCTTTTTATCACAAGTATTTTATCTGACTTCAGCGGTCAGTCGGAACGATTGATATGGAACTGAAATgggaaagcatttttttttaggaaCACCACTATGTACCCACGCTCACTTCATTTCATTATATTTTTTAGTAGGCTACTTATAAGTCACACCATAGTTTTggtaaatgtatttttaaagccattggaccctttcggcaaacagtgttgtccaaggcccacactttgtgtaccacaacttctatatcaaataacaaacctgtgaaaatttaggctcaatcggtcatcggagttgggagaaaacaacggaaaaactcacccttgtttccgcgcgtttcgccgtgtcatgacatgtgtttaaaataaatccgtaattctcgttaacgagaatttatattgttttgctgttttctcaaaaagtaaagcatttcatggaataatatttcaagagaagtctttcaacattgccttctgtaaaccctgtaagttatttgtaaatctgtgaactttttttttttttctgaaccgaaagggtccaatggctttaagtgataTCCattttataatgcacttgtttgACACTTAGATACTACAGCTGTTGTTTTGGACAGTCCAGACTGTACGAATGATAACAATTCTGATAACATTTTTATATACCAGACCTGGAATGTTGGCTGAGGAGGAAGGTTATTTTGTAAGGATCCCCCCCCCTTTCCCATCTAAAAAATTTGTCTGTTTGCAAAAACATGCTGTTTCAAAATagtgtgtttctttttttctctttagtTTTGGTTTCTTTTAAGTCAAACAGCAATTATAGGTTATCACTGTTTAATTAGGTTTTGGTGAGTAGCTGGAAGCAGTAAGAATTTTCAGCGGAAGGAAAATTTAATATagaaaaagaaatatataaacAATTGTCACATACTGTTGTGTTACTTCTGAAAaatgttaaattatttatataGAAAAGAAACCCCTatcttgttgaaaaaaacagcaaaaacatTCAGATATTGAATTAAATTTTCTATTTTATGGGTTTGCATTGATGGACTTCGCATTGATAATAAGATGGATGGTAGTGTGTAGGGATGCCTATTGTAACACTGATCAGAAAAACATACAAAGTTGTATTAAGTCAAAATTTACAACCTTAACCTTGTGGTAACTTCATATTTGAGCCTGTATTGTAAAGAGCTCGGATGATAAAACGAATAACTTGCAATCATTTGAAGAATTCATTTAATCTCTCTGCTACACTATTTATgccagctccccccccccccaaaaaaaaaaaaacttatgaaTGAAACTGGTTGGCGTCTTATCTGTTGCTTGTCCATGTCAAGTTGTTCTTGATGTCATTCATTTAATTCACAAGAAGATGTGTCAAAAACTAATGCATTATAATTTATGTGTTGATGAGTTTTCTTGTCTGTTTTTATCGTGTTTCACACAGATTCAGCTGAAAGATCTCTAGACCCATTAAATAAAGGTAAGTTTTTAACATCAAGTTACTACAGAATGCTGGATAATGAAATGTTTAATTATGACTTCTCATCATGAGACACATGTGGAAGTCAAAGACCAAGACcaatagttaaagacactggacactagtaattgtcagagaccagtcttctcacttggtaacacctgtgaaagtttgagctcgaaaaaacacccttgtcacacgaagttgtgtgctttcagatgcttgatttcgagacctcaaaattttattctgaggtctcatagtcaaatttgtggaaaataacttctttctcgaaaacttcaaagggagccgtttgtcacaatgttttatactttcaacagctctccattactctttaccaaatagtttttttgctaacaattattttgagtaattacaaatagtgtccattgcccaTAACACCAAAACAGCGGAGATGTAGGTCTGTGTGCCAGTATCAGGTCATAAATATTGATCACAGTTAACTTTTGGATTATTTAGTACATTGAAATATAATTGGGAGAGCTGAATAGGTGTGgagcacaacaatttgttttactcttGTCTCGTGGTCATTATCAAGCTATATTACAATCAGCCCAGGCTTATAGTGCCAGCTCTGTCATCTTGTTGTACTATGATGAGCTCGGTTTATTGACCATGGCTAAGTGAGTACACACAACTGACACTATAGAAACCATCCATTAACACAGTGCACTTAGAAATTTTATCTATACCCATCAATTCCCTGTTGAGCTATTCCGCTTGATCACATATGGGGGCTGATTGCATCACTaatgaattgtttttatggAGGGAGGGGGGATGAATAAAAGGGTTGTTTAAATTCATTAACTTGTACCtgcttttcaaaattaatcaacTAGAGAGTTTGCTGtctagggtttttttttttaatagaaagcATCCTTTCAGGGGTTATTATGTTAATATGCTGGTAGTGTTCTCTAATGCTGActgattttaattattatttttataatttcaaaACCGTTTCAAGCGACATGTTTGCCAACAACTAATGCACATTTTGATGTTAGGTCAGTTTTTCAAACTACATTTGGTTGTTCTCAAATAAGTCATATTTGAAGTCTTTTGCTTGGTTTAACTAGTATTtctatttttgttgttatttcttGCCCTGAATGCAAATTGAGGTGGGTCATGCCAGTGATCAAGGACTTCCTCTATTACAGTTAATTATTCTTTAGATTTATTTAATGAACAGCACATACTTAGTTGATCCATTTGCTGCAATAGGTAAAGCTGAGGGCTCAGTGTATGAGCAGCTAAATACAAGAGAGAAAACACCTGTATGATAGACCAGTCTGGACACACCAAGCAGCTAAATTATATTACCTCAGGTTTTCTgagtatttaaagacagtgaacaacACTatgtgtaattgtcaaagaccagtctgctcacctgatgtatcccaacatatgcataacataacaaacctttgaaaaattgagctcaattggttgtcgaaattgcgagatattaatgaaagagaaaacacccttgtcacacgaagttgtgtgctttcagatgcttgatttcgagacctcaaattctaaatctgaggtctcgaaatcaaattcgtggaaaattacttctttctcgaaaactactccacttcagagggagccatttctcacaatgttttatactaccaacatctccccattacttgttaccaagtaaggttttataaatGCTggtaatcattttgagtaattaccaatagtgtccactgcctttttttattggttttctttttaactgACCAATATTGTCCAATACCATAGTTATAGACTCGTTGGAAGGTGTAGCCCTTAAACATGTTTCAGCTGGAATGTTGCTGGCTGGTGGGTGTTAACTGTTATACATGCAAGAGCTAGATTTTGAGACTCGGACCATGCCATGCTCTGATGAAATtcatacactgtaaaaaaaaaaaaaaaacgatggaCAAGTACTATTCTCAATGTGCTGTTAGAATCATCATGGTAGACATCTTTTAATGGTGTATGTTGTTGATGGGTGTAGTTTGATCACACTCTGGTGGTTCCAAACAGGGAGGGCTCCATGTTCCAATCTTCACAGGCAGACTGCGTGTCAGgatcatctgggcccaatttcatagccatgcttaacagtaagcaaatttgcgtgcttactgtagcaggaaaatttgcttaagccttagcgtatttcacgggttagcagaaaaattgggtggccatattgcgtgtttaccgtggatttgcgtTGTGACGTCATTAATGTTTGTGTGGTAAGCACGGGAAGGTTAACATGCCTTTtcttgtgcttacggttagcagcgctatgaaatagaaactgcacagtaagcacaaaatcg comes from Asterias amurensis chromosome 3, ASM3211899v1 and encodes:
- the LOC139934395 gene encoding piggyBac transposable element-derived protein 4-like, which codes for MAIPMMLTKVPNHILEESSDDDNGDSDGSIHSNISETTEILSDGDGDNEIPAGDDYSDNNEEESGNDDDGGEGDDDTITINDNDSDDNWDDNESSDDTTNDADSEDGKVGKPAKRQRLTPAQPTLPTTYKAKSGHTWSVDQPSPARLPRSNILREASGPRNIGGATSILEFWKMFFPERILDNILCYTNEQGVRERGRSWVKLVMMELLTVLGLLYFLGLCKAAHDQVRDFWKPGMFARPVCQAAMKADRFQEVLRMMRFDDKATRQQRKATDKFAPIRDVFDEFVNNCQKYFNPGENMTVDDELVAFRGICGFRQYMPQKPARYGIKFWVCTDSTHNYVTNIQPYLGKENQTKLGKRVVLDMVRPLFKTGRNITTDNHFTSCELAEELLQEDLTLLGTIKGLRREVPDAFKLEASKKREARSSKFLFAGPLTLVSYVPRKNKSVLLLSSMHHDSAINDTTSKPEMIHDYMHTKAGVDTIDQMCSVYNVARITRRWPMVVFYHIMNLAAINAYTLYGLKNPGWHPKGSARSAFLSQLAKELIHPQYMLRACNASRLARRTRTALEIVGYEIQHHRQPLPETDQLSHSRLKNGYCFLCEGGKGRTTKVCESCRRFACGKHTTTSRPVHNCHECLGCN